One stretch of Chryseobacterium fluminis DNA includes these proteins:
- a CDS encoding helix-turn-helix domain-containing protein — protein sequence MLNISFSERHKGVPTVSSLASKLNLSPKYLSDCLKQLTGQTVQQHIHDKLIEKAKEKLSTTDQSVSEIAYELGFEFSQSFSKLFKTKTSLSPKEFRQSFN from the coding sequence GTGTTGAATATCAGTTTTTCGGAGAGGCATAAAGGTGTCCCAACGGTCAGTTCTCTGGCGTCCAAACTCAATCTTTCTCCAAAGTATCTCAGCGATTGTTTAAAACAGCTGACCGGACAGACCGTACAACAACATATACACGATAAGTTAATCGAAAAAGCCAAAGAAAAACTATCGACCACGGATCAGAGTGTCAGCGAGATTGCCTATGAATTAGGTTTTGAGTTCTCCCAATCGTTCAGTAAACTATTCAAAACAAAAACCAGCCTATCTCCAAAAGAATTTAGGCAGTCTTTTAATTAA
- a CDS encoding PDDEXK nuclease domain-containing protein, protein MSISRVIINDIKSIIVESKNNAIRTIDHHRTMMYWRIGKRIFEEEQEGKDRADYGKFLTKYISEELEPEYGTGFSKRQIEIFRQFYRVFPIANTVYSQLSWSQYKILIRLDNPDKIDFYIAETVKNNWTVRQLERQIYSSLYERLLISNNKEGVLAVARNEKLPSDAKEIIKDPMILEFLGLKKENSYYEKDLENAIITHLQDFLLELGNGFSFVARQKRIHLEGDEFFVDLVFYNRLLQCFVIIEIKTHKLTHQDIGQLQMYVNYYDRKEKLPHENPTIGILLCADKNDAVVKFTLPEGEKQIIASQYQLYLPTEKQLLEELNKELESFEDKQNES, encoded by the coding sequence ATGTCTATAAGCAGAGTGATAATAAACGATATAAAAAGCATCATAGTAGAGTCAAAGAATAATGCTATCCGCACTATTGATCATCATCGCACTATGATGTATTGGCGTATTGGTAAGCGTATTTTTGAGGAGGAGCAAGAGGGGAAAGACCGTGCAGATTATGGTAAGTTTCTTACCAAATATATTTCTGAAGAGTTAGAACCGGAATATGGTACTGGTTTTTCTAAAAGACAAATTGAAATTTTCCGTCAGTTTTACCGCGTATTTCCAATTGCGAATACAGTGTATTCGCAATTGAGCTGGAGCCAATACAAAATTCTTATAAGGCTTGACAATCCGGATAAAATAGATTTCTACATTGCAGAAACAGTAAAGAATAATTGGACAGTCCGTCAATTGGAAAGACAAATTTATAGTAGTTTATACGAACGACTTTTAATAAGCAATAATAAAGAAGGTGTATTAGCAGTAGCAAGAAATGAAAAGCTGCCATCTGACGCAAAAGAAATCATCAAGGATCCCATGATCTTGGAATTTCTAGGATTAAAGAAAGAGAATTCCTATTATGAAAAAGATTTGGAAAATGCTATTATTACACATTTACAAGATTTTTTGTTAGAATTAGGGAATGGTTTTTCATTCGTAGCAAGACAAAAAAGAATACATCTTGAAGGGGATGAATTCTTTGTAGATCTGGTTTTTTATAACAGATTATTACAATGTTTTGTTATAATCGAAATCAAAACACATAAGCTTACACATCAGGATATTGGCCAGTTGCAGATGTACGTCAATTATTATGACCGTAAAGAGAAATTACCGCACGAAAATCCGACTATCGGAATTTTGTTATGTGCAGACAAGAATGATGCAGTTGTAAAATTTACATTACCAGAAGGCGAAAAACAAATTATTGCAAGTCAATATCAGCTGTACTTACCAACAGAAAAACAATTATTAGAAGAATTAAATAAAGAGTTAGAAAGTTTTGAGGATAAACAAAATGAATCCTAA
- a CDS encoding sporulation-delaying protein SdpB family protein, producing MNIKNSPFSPILGLGRSLIAFGTLISFLFNDADTLFVQKTFKTDDIWDNINIFNIFGYNNLNWSISLSIIILVITISGYFIRITGILHWWITYSFLNSAIIIDGGDQISSILTLLIVPICILDNRKNHWLYQSIESSEIKKFIATSIFFVIKFQTSVLYFNAAVGKFPVDEWWDGTAMYYWVNHSSFGAPNYLKSIILPLIENKYSVFALTWGTIILELFLSISVFLKKELRIFACFIGIFFHFLIFIILGLGSFFFAMSGTLILYLIPFNFNLIEWNIMKNRILIRSGLK from the coding sequence ATGAATATTAAAAATTCTCCTTTTTCCCCAATATTAGGTTTAGGAAGATCACTTATAGCATTTGGAACATTAATATCTTTTCTTTTTAATGATGCTGATACTCTTTTCGTACAAAAAACCTTTAAAACTGATGATATTTGGGATAACATTAATATATTCAACATTTTTGGATATAATAACTTAAATTGGTCAATTTCATTATCTATTATTATATTAGTTATTACAATTAGTGGCTATTTTATAAGAATAACTGGTATTTTGCATTGGTGGATTACGTACAGTTTCTTGAATTCTGCTATTATTATTGATGGTGGGGATCAAATTAGCTCAATTCTAACATTATTGATTGTTCCTATATGTATTTTAGATAATAGAAAGAATCATTGGTTATATCAAAGTATAGAATCATCTGAAATAAAAAAGTTCATTGCAACTTCTATTTTTTTTGTTATTAAATTTCAAACTTCTGTTCTATATTTTAACGCTGCTGTAGGAAAATTTCCAGTTGATGAATGGTGGGATGGAACAGCAATGTATTATTGGGTTAATCATAGTAGTTTTGGAGCTCCAAATTATTTAAAAAGCATTATTTTGCCTCTTATCGAAAATAAATATTCTGTTTTCGCTTTAACGTGGGGAACAATAATTTTAGAACTTTTTTTGAGTATTTCTGTATTTTTGAAAAAAGAATTAAGAATATTTGCTTGTTTTATTGGAATTTTTTTTCATTTTTTAATTTTTATAATATTGGGTTTAGGAAGTTTCTTTTTTGCAATGTCCGGAACATTAATTCTTTATCTAATACCGTTTAATTTTAATTTAATAGAATGGAATATTATGAAAAACAGAATTTTAATCAGATCTGGATTAAAATAA
- a CDS encoding efflux RND transporter permease subunit — MSISEIAIKRPLLIVVIFTILILFGAQSYLNLNYNLLPKMEVKTVSVNALYPGASAAEVETNVTKKLEDALSSLEGLDIISATSQEGASQISISLTSNADLDKAERDVQRKVQQAMNTLPENIEAPIVSKVNLEEIPVINAAVTGSMSSKELYNLIDTDILPILQNTEGVGQVNIIGGDERQIQVNIDPEKLRSYNLDITQVALAINNANRSYPAGNIETVQQQFAIKFDANVTSIEQIRNLIVSKKEDGGTVSSSDNLPSITKDHLAMFLLRLILPCAGSNAVPLPSRLFIILTTPLFSLAMGKRLSSGIPKENCCMFLSLKESKTLSVRSSGVLLRSDIAGLLIAGSASFLREVLLT; from the coding sequence ATGAGCATATCAGAAATCGCTATAAAAAGACCTTTACTTATTGTGGTAATTTTCACCATACTTATCTTATTTGGTGCCCAGAGTTATCTTAATCTAAACTACAACCTCCTTCCCAAGATGGAAGTTAAAACAGTAAGCGTCAATGCACTTTATCCGGGCGCTTCAGCAGCAGAAGTTGAAACCAACGTAACCAAAAAACTGGAAGATGCTCTATCATCTTTAGAGGGTCTTGACATTATCAGTGCCACATCACAGGAAGGAGCTTCGCAGATCAGTATCAGCTTAACAAGTAATGCAGATCTTGATAAAGCGGAAAGAGATGTTCAGCGCAAGGTTCAGCAGGCTATGAACACTCTTCCTGAGAACATTGAAGCACCTATTGTAAGCAAGGTCAATCTGGAAGAAATACCCGTCATCAACGCAGCTGTAACAGGTTCTATGTCTTCAAAAGAACTTTATAATTTGATTGATACCGATATCCTTCCTATCCTTCAAAATACGGAAGGCGTTGGACAGGTCAACATCATTGGAGGCGATGAGCGACAAATTCAGGTCAATATCGATCCTGAAAAACTTCGTTCGTATAATCTTGACATTACACAGGTAGCATTAGCCATCAACAATGCAAACAGATCATATCCTGCGGGAAATATCGAAACGGTTCAGCAGCAATTTGCTATTAAATTTGATGCGAATGTAACGTCTATTGAACAGATAAGAAATCTCATCGTTTCAAAAAAGGAAGATGGCGGAACAGTATCATCTTCAGACAATCTTCCCTCCATCACCAAAGACCATTTGGCTATGTTTCTTCTCAGGTTAATACTGCCCTGTGCCGGTTCAAATGCAGTACCGCTACCATCGAGACTTTTCATTATTTTAACCACTCCTTTGTTCAGTTTGGCTATGGGCAAAAGGCTTTCATCAGGAATACCTAAAGAAAACTGTTGTATGTTTTTATCTCTTAAAGAATCAAAAACTTTAAGCGTCAGATCTTCGGGAGTACTTTTGCGTTCGGATATTGCCGGATTACTAATAGCAGGAAGTGCAAGCTTCCTCCGGGAAGTCTTGCTGACATAG
- a CDS encoding SDR family NAD(P)-dependent oxidoreductase, whose protein sequence is MQVSLITGATSGIGEALARKLAKRKRNLLLVARNEQKLKECCSELAIMYGIEAHYIVVDLSKPEAANFVFEESKRKKLSVDLLINNAGIGSSGEFTQMELQSELKLIQLNIASLVSLSHLFLTEMKNRKSGSLINIASMTAFTPFPYMATYAASKVFVKSFTQAITEEYRSYGIQVVLACPGVTRTNFNHAAGLDNEKAKALSSEYTENTTQTAEEVAIEILNAFDRKKTFVVAGSRNRFLRKIFSIIPTATFVKFLANSYRKKTNQNL, encoded by the coding sequence ATGCAAGTATCATTAATTACGGGAGCAACTAGTGGAATAGGCGAAGCCCTTGCACGAAAGTTGGCTAAGAGAAAACGCAATTTACTACTAGTGGCCAGAAATGAACAGAAACTAAAAGAATGTTGTAGTGAATTGGCAATTATGTACGGGATCGAGGCACATTACATTGTAGTGGATCTTAGTAAACCTGAAGCTGCAAATTTCGTATTTGAAGAAAGTAAAAGGAAAAAACTATCAGTTGATCTGCTTATAAACAATGCAGGGATTGGTTCGAGCGGGGAATTTACACAAATGGAACTCCAGTCAGAACTTAAGCTTATCCAACTCAATATCGCATCTTTGGTATCTCTTTCACATCTTTTCCTGACAGAAATGAAAAATAGAAAGAGTGGTTCATTAATCAACATTGCTTCGATGACGGCATTTACCCCATTTCCATATATGGCTACCTATGCCGCCAGCAAGGTTTTTGTCAAGTCGTTTACGCAGGCAATTACTGAGGAATACAGGTCCTACGGAATTCAAGTGGTTTTGGCATGTCCGGGAGTGACGCGTACTAATTTCAATCATGCAGCGGGGTTGGACAATGAGAAAGCTAAGGCGTTAAGTTCTGAATACACAGAAAACACAACCCAAACCGCCGAAGAAGTAGCTATTGAAATTCTGAATGCATTTGACAGGAAAAAAACGTTTGTTGTTGCAGGTAGCAGAAACCGTTTTTTGAGAAAAATATTTTCGATAATACCTACTGCAACCTTCGTAAAATTTTTGGCAAACTCCTACCGCAAAAAAACAAATCAGAATTTGTAA
- a CDS encoding DUF3887 domain-containing protein gives MNFFLKIFFTFTPFLLFSQSKKEIGSIFIESLFINRNIDKSYDLFDSSITNELPINELRATEQQIKEQLGSFKRVIEINKENNIYYYYSEFEKSKLDIQISFNEDNKIIGLFFIPHKIFENTNADNNSLNIKSNDIELKGTFLEPLQNNQKKLVIFFHGSGPQDRDETIGENKPLKDIAEYLFSSGIASYRFDKRTLTNPETFDNNSTVEEEVINDAVNVINYFNENYKDYEIILIGHSLGGYLLPKIFKKNNNISKLIFLAANARPVQEVIVDQFIYINKINPSSVSNESVESIKKQVNYLNSKKFNSNSDNSALPFNLSAKYWEYLINYNPLTLLKSINIPMLFLQGGKTIR, from the coding sequence ATGAATTTTTTTTTAAAAATATTTTTTACATTTACTCCCTTCTTACTTTTCTCACAAAGTAAAAAAGAAATTGGGAGCATTTTTATTGAATCTTTATTTATAAATAGAAATATCGATAAATCTTATGACTTATTCGATTCTTCCATTACTAATGAACTTCCAATAAATGAGCTTAGAGCAACTGAACAACAAATTAAAGAGCAATTAGGTTCTTTTAAAAGAGTCATAGAAATTAATAAAGAGAATAACATATACTATTATTATTCAGAATTTGAAAAGTCTAAATTAGATATTCAGATCAGTTTTAATGAAGATAATAAAATTATTGGATTATTTTTTATACCTCATAAAATATTTGAAAATACTAATGCAGATAATAATTCTCTTAATATTAAAAGCAATGATATTGAACTAAAAGGAACTTTTTTAGAGCCTTTGCAAAATAATCAAAAGAAATTAGTCATTTTTTTTCATGGTTCTGGTCCACAAGATAGGGATGAGACAATTGGTGAAAACAAGCCTTTAAAAGATATTGCGGAATATCTTTTTAGTAGTGGCATTGCTTCATATAGATTTGATAAAAGAACCCTTACTAATCCTGAGACCTTTGACAATAATTCAACTGTTGAAGAAGAAGTTATTAATGATGCGGTTAATGTTATCAATTATTTTAATGAAAATTATAAAGATTATGAAATAATACTTATAGGACATAGCTTAGGAGGGTATCTCCTTCCAAAAATATTTAAAAAAAATAATAACATTTCTAAATTAATTTTTTTAGCTGCTAATGCAAGACCTGTTCAAGAAGTAATTGTGGATCAATTTATTTATATTAATAAAATAAATCCTTCATCCGTTTCTAATGAATCTGTTGAAAGTATTAAGAAACAAGTAAATTATTTAAATTCCAAAAAATTTAATTCAAATTCTGATAACTCCGCTCTTCCGTTTAATTTATCTGCAAAATATTGGGAATATTTAATAAACTATAATCCTTTGACATTATTAAAATCAATTAATATTCCTATGCTTTTTTTACAGGGGGGAAAGACTATCAGGTAA
- a CDS encoding GNAT family N-acetyltransferase, producing MILNKNIRIQTNRLILKPVEILYIDDINEHFDAELTKYMPFNPRGDKSEIRSFIQESKKGLDKNTDLVMVALDSNNQFVGCCGIHNISLESAELGLWIKKSMQGIGLGKEIIINLIDFLENNFNLKYILYPVDEENIASRKIPEKLGFVPFKKYQKNKGVSLFLNIIEYRKYCKI from the coding sequence ATGATATTAAACAAAAATATTAGAATTCAAACTAATCGATTAATATTGAAACCTGTAGAAATATTATATATTGATGATATTAACGAACATTTCGATGCTGAGCTCACGAAATATATGCCTTTCAACCCAAGGGGAGATAAAAGTGAAATTCGTTCTTTTATACAAGAATCAAAAAAGGGATTAGACAAAAATACAGACTTAGTAATGGTTGCCTTGGATTCAAATAATCAGTTTGTGGGTTGCTGTGGAATTCATAATATATCCTTAGAATCTGCAGAACTGGGTCTTTGGATTAAAAAAAGCATGCAAGGCATTGGTCTGGGCAAAGAAATTATAATAAACCTTATTGACTTTTTAGAAAATAATTTTAATCTCAAATATATACTTTATCCAGTTGATGAAGAAAATATAGCTAGTAGAAAAATACCAGAAAAATTAGGTTTTGTGCCTTTTAAAAAATATCAGAAAAATAAAGGCGTTTCATTATTTCTTAATATAATAGAATATAGAAAGTATTGTAAAATTTAA
- a CDS encoding IS3 family transposase (programmed frameshift) — translation MKKSRFTESQIIFALKQSETGVKVEEVCRKMGISEATFYNWKKKFGGLGVTELRRLRQLEEENSQLKKLVADLSLDKQILQDVLKKKVLKPVQKRELARVIQNDYRISQRRSCRLIFLHSSVYYYHPHRGDDTALRMRLIELSNIRVRYGIERLHVLLRREGWKGNQKRVYRIYCEEGLNLRRKLNKRIKSSRSRVPTDGKASTLHECWSMDFMSDALFDGKKFRVLTLVDNYSRRSLAIRCGISIKGENVAEILKNVTFEQEASPKRIKIDNGPEFISKALDRWAYEKKIELEFSRPGKPTDNAFIESFNGSLRDECLNVNWFLSLEDAQQKLDAWREDYNCYRPHSSLGYLTPNEFINNSQKKQLSLL, via the exons ATGAAAAAAAGCAGATTTACAGAAAGTCAGATCATTTTTGCATTGAAACAGTCTGAAACGGGAGTAAAAGTTGAAGAAGTTTGTCGTAAAATGGGTATAAGTGAGGCAACTTTTTACAATTGGAAAAAGAAATTCGGAGGTTTAGGTGTTACAGAACTTCGCCGATTACGCCAATTAGAGGAAGAAAATAGTCAACTCAAGAAGTTGGTAGCAGATTTAAGTTTGGATAAGCAGATTCTTCAGGATGTTCTGAAAA AAAAAGTTCTAAAGCCAGTTCAGAAGCGTGAACTGGCGAGAGTTATACAAAATGATTACAGAATTTCTCAGAGACGAAGCTGTCGCTTAATATTTTTACACTCCAGCGTTTATTATTATCACCCACACCGAGGGGATGATACAGCGCTTCGAATGCGACTGATAGAATTATCAAACATTCGTGTTCGCTATGGTATTGAGCGTCTACATGTTTTACTCAGACGTGAGGGCTGGAAAGGTAATCAAAAACGTGTTTACAGAATTTATTGTGAAGAAGGGTTAAATCTGAGGCGAAAACTAAACAAAAGAATAAAATCATCAAGATCCCGAGTGCCTACCGATGGTAAAGCCTCTACTTTACATGAATGCTGGAGCATGGACTTTATGAGTGATGCCCTTTTTGACGGGAAGAAGTTCAGGGTTTTAACTTTAGTGGATAATTATAGTCGAAGATCTTTGGCAATCCGCTGTGGAATTTCAATCAAGGGTGAAAATGTTGCAGAGATATTAAAAAATGTTACCTTTGAACAAGAGGCTTCTCCTAAGCGGATTAAGATTGACAATGGCCCTGAGTTTATTAGTAAAGCATTAGACCGATGGGCTTATGAAAAGAAAATAGAGCTGGAGTTCTCCAGACCGGGAAAACCTACTGACAATGCATTTATTGAGAGTTTTAACGGATCACTACGGGATGAGTGTCTTAATGTTAATTGGTTTCTCTCCTTAGAAGATGCACAGCAAAAATTGGATGCCTGGAGAGAGGATTACAACTGCTACAGACCTCATAGTTCGCTAGGGTATTTAACGCCAAATGAATTCATCAATAACAGTCAGAAAAAACAACTTTCTCTACTTTAG
- a CDS encoding IS3 family transposase (programmed frameshift), with amino-acid sequence MKNSKFSEVQIIKILAEQNQGRTVNEICREHGISQPTFYKWKSKYGGLDVQQLSKMKELEKELSQYKKIVAELTLENVVMKDVIGKKALTPSEKRELVVYSGSEHGISIRNACRLFIINSSVFYYKRKKNNEDDKIREELILLAEQHQTWGFWTMHHRLRNLGFGWNHKRVYRIYKSMKLNLRSKRKKRLPARVKEPLLRPVYPNVTWSMDFMHDTLENGKSVRSLNIIDDFNREILNITIDTSLPSARVVSELEQLIDWRGKPEKIRVDNGPEFIAEKLKDWCNKNEVALHYIQPGKPTQNSLVERFNRTFRTEFLDVYLFENISQMRHYSEIWMWMYNNERPHKSLQYLTPRDFLLKYGKLTQTKANEFPTFQQNFNNDNNKLLTKSSTFKCT; translated from the exons ATGAAAAACAGTAAATTTTCAGAAGTTCAGATTATTAAGATTTTAGCTGAACAAAATCAAGGAAGAACCGTGAATGAGATTTGCCGTGAACACGGGATCAGCCAGCCGACATTTTACAAATGGAAGAGTAAATATGGTGGTTTGGATGTGCAGCAACTCTCTAAAATGAAGGAATTGGAAAAGGAACTCTCACAATATAAAAAGATCGTGGCTGAACTTACGCTGGAAAACGTGGTAATGAAAGATGTGATTG GCAAAAAAGCTTTAACACCTTCCGAGAAGCGGGAACTGGTCGTTTATTCCGGATCGGAACACGGAATAAGCATTCGGAATGCGTGTAGACTTTTTATCATAAACAGTTCGGTATTTTATTATAAAAGAAAGAAAAATAATGAGGATGATAAGATTCGGGAGGAGTTGATTTTGCTCGCAGAACAGCATCAGACCTGGGGATTTTGGACAATGCACCACCGTTTGAGAAATTTGGGTTTCGGGTGGAATCACAAACGGGTTTACAGGATTTACAAATCGATGAAACTGAATCTAAGAAGTAAACGAAAGAAACGGCTTCCGGCAAGGGTGAAAGAGCCTTTGCTTCGTCCTGTTTATCCTAACGTAACGTGGAGTATGGATTTTATGCACGATACTCTGGAGAATGGTAAAAGCGTTAGAAGCCTTAATATCATTGATGATTTTAACAGAGAAATTTTGAATATTACCATCGACACCAGTTTACCATCAGCAAGAGTTGTTTCTGAGCTGGAACAACTAATCGACTGGCGTGGGAAACCTGAAAAGATAAGAGTTGACAATGGTCCAGAGTTTATTGCTGAAAAACTAAAAGACTGGTGCAATAAAAATGAAGTCGCGCTTCATTATATTCAGCCTGGAAAACCAACGCAAAACTCTTTGGTAGAAAGATTCAACAGAACTTTTCGGACAGAATTCTTAGATGTTTATTTATTTGAGAACATCAGTCAGATGAGACATTATTCGGAAATTTGGATGTGGATGTATAATAATGAGCGGCCTCACAAATCATTGCAATACCTCACGCCGAGGGATTTTTTATTGAAATATGGAAAACTAACCCAAACTAAGGCCAACGAGTTTCCCACATTCCAACAAAATTTTAACAACGACAACAATAAATTATTAACTAAAAGCTCTACTTTTAAGTGTACTTAA
- a CDS encoding integrase core domain-containing protein produces the protein MAEKLKDWCNKNEVALHYIQPGKPTQNSLVERFNRTFRTEFLDVYLFENISQMRHYSEIWMWMYNNERPHKSLQYLTPRDFLLKYGKLTQTKANEFPTFQQNFHNDNNKLFDLFPIYGTV, from the coding sequence ATTGCTGAAAAACTAAAAGACTGGTGCAATAAAAATGAAGTCGCGCTTCATTATATTCAGCCTGGAAAACCAACGCAAAACTCTTTGGTAGAAAGATTCAACAGAACTTTTCGGACAGAATTCTTAGATGTTTATTTATTTGAGAACATCAGTCAGATGAGACATTATTCGGAAATTTGGATGTGGATGTATAATAATGAGCGGCCTCACAAATCATTGCAATACCTCACGCCGAGGGATTTTTTATTGAAATATGGAAAACTAACCCAAACTAAGGCCAACGAGTTTCCCACATTCCAACAAAATTTTCACAACGACAACAATAAATTATTTGACCTATTCCCAATATATGGAACAGTCTAA
- a CDS encoding SdpA family antimicrobial peptide system protein yields the protein MRVILIKSIVIILIINLLIFTFISSLSEQTCISVNPSIQKTFRTLLPEGWSFFTRSPREDMVTIYKIVENKPIKINSLSSNAENFFGLSRKSRKLGYDLSIILSTFQRITWIKINSLENIKIEQQKFKKINKNQLQINTLDKGYYMIVSQPVIPWAWSKYPSRVRKQYSVCFAEII from the coding sequence ATGAGGGTAATATTAATTAAATCAATAGTTATAATATTAATAATAAATCTTTTAATATTTACATTTATTAGTAGTCTCTCCGAACAAACTTGTATTTCTGTTAATCCAAGCATACAAAAAACTTTCAGAACCTTACTTCCTGAAGGCTGGTCATTTTTTACAAGAAGTCCAAGGGAAGATATGGTTACTATTTATAAAATAGTAGAGAATAAACCAATAAAAATTAACTCATTGAGTTCTAATGCAGAAAATTTTTTTGGACTTTCTAGAAAAAGCAGGAAATTAGGATATGATTTATCGATTATACTTTCCACTTTTCAAAGAATCACATGGATAAAAATAAATTCTTTAGAAAACATTAAAATTGAACAACAAAAATTTAAGAAAATAAATAAAAATCAGTTACAAATTAATACCCTTGATAAAGGGTATTATATGATAGTTAGTCAGCCAGTTATTCCTTGGGCTTGGTCTAAATACCCTTCAAGAGTTAGAAAACAATATTCTGTGTGTTTTGCAGAAATTATATAG
- a CDS encoding efflux RND transporter periplasmic adaptor subunit, protein MKRLPIIIAAVLTIGFITYKLYLNKQEINNSTASKETVDLRIPVTVSKVLQYTPSSALKKTGNIAPFKQATVFTSTAGNVQRINFELGTKVSAGQLMAVTDPQKINIDLQNAISKEKKLQNELNTYIELLQGKATTQEKVNQIRLDYTDAKNQSALLRRQISDTRILAPITGIITEKTVENGVYVNGGTEIAKIVNLNKVKVQVYLTDSEVYQVKMNDHTKITNEVFPDRIFDGKITFISPQGDATHSYLVEMTVDNPDNNLLKSGSFVYVDFIAHDIATSLVINREALLQNSENPAVYVVQNNKAIRRSIRTGMDFGDQVEVLSGLSSGEIIVVSGQINLKDQSKIKVTNNKKFK, encoded by the coding sequence ATGAAACGACTCCCTATTATAATAGCAGCAGTACTTACTATTGGTTTTATTACTTATAAATTGTATTTAAATAAACAGGAAATCAATAACAGTACGGCATCAAAAGAAACAGTTGATCTGCGCATCCCTGTAACTGTTTCAAAGGTGCTACAATACACACCATCTTCGGCTTTAAAAAAAACAGGAAATATTGCTCCGTTTAAGCAAGCCACAGTCTTCACTTCTACTGCGGGTAACGTTCAGAGGATTAATTTTGAATTGGGAACTAAAGTGTCAGCAGGCCAGCTGATGGCAGTTACAGATCCGCAGAAGATTAATATTGATCTTCAAAATGCTATTTCCAAGGAAAAAAAGCTTCAAAATGAACTCAACACCTATATCGAACTTTTGCAGGGAAAAGCGACAACGCAGGAAAAAGTAAACCAAATCCGTCTCGATTACACTGATGCCAAAAACCAATCGGCATTATTAAGAAGACAAATCAGCGACACCCGAATTCTGGCACCCATTACAGGCATTATAACCGAAAAAACAGTAGAAAATGGAGTATATGTGAATGGAGGAACAGAAATTGCCAAGATCGTAAATCTTAACAAGGTCAAAGTTCAGGTTTATTTGACGGACTCTGAGGTATATCAGGTGAAAATGAATGACCATACGAAAATTACAAATGAAGTTTTTCCTGACCGCATTTTTGATGGTAAAATAACGTTCATCAGCCCTCAAGGCGATGCAACCCACAGCTATCTTGTAGAAATGACCGTGGATAATCCGGACAATAATCTCCTAAAATCCGGATCGTTTGTCTATGTCGATTTCATCGCTCACGATATCGCAACATCTCTGGTTATTAATAGAGAAGCTTTATTGCAAAATTCAGAAAATCCTGCCGTTTATGTTGTTCAAAACAATAAGGCAATCCGCAGAAGCATTCGTACAGGAATGGATTTTGGAGATCAGGTGGAAGTTCTTTCAGGTCTTTCCAGTGGTGAAATTATCGTGGTCTCAGGGCAGATCAACCTTAAAGATCAATCAAAAATAAAAGTGACAAACAATAAAAAATTCAAATGA